A single window of Desulfovibrio sp. G11 DNA harbors:
- the nusB gene encoding transcription antitermination factor NusB, whose protein sequence is MAKGKNATRRGERELAFQVLYGLSFTPARSLEELRRSFRMSPDNLARSEESGVPVEACGFSWELVEGVWSNSSALDETISRFSHNWRVDRMGRVELTLLRLAAYELVFRADVPPKVAINEALELSRQFGEGNAKNFINGILDAVAKALENGELQRCAAPSNTSI, encoded by the coding sequence ATGGCCAAAGGCAAAAATGCCACCAGGCGCGGTGAGCGTGAACTGGCTTTTCAGGTTCTGTACGGTCTCTCCTTCACGCCGGCCCGCTCTCTTGAAGAGTTGCGCCGCAGTTTTCGCATGTCGCCTGACAATCTGGCGCGCAGTGAGGAAAGCGGTGTTCCTGTGGAAGCCTGCGGCTTTTCCTGGGAGCTTGTGGAAGGAGTATGGAGCAACAGCTCTGCTCTGGACGAGACTATCAGCCGTTTTTCGCACAACTGGCGCGTGGACCGTATGGGCCGGGTTGAACTGACCCTGCTGCGGCTGGCTGCGTATGAGCTTGTTTTTCGTGCTGATGTACCGCCCAAGGTGGCCATCAATGAAGCTCTGGAGCTGAGTCGCCAGTTTGGTGAAGGCAATGCCAAGAACTTCATCAACGGCATTCTCGACGCTGTGGCCAAGGCTCTGGAAAACGGCGAGCTGCAACGCTGCGCCGCACCCTCCAATACATCTATCTGA
- a CDS encoding deoxycytidylate deaminase, whose amino-acid sequence MQRLPWPEYFMNITYLVSGRSTCTRRRVGAVAVKDKRILATGYNGAPAGVPHCLEVGCLREQMGIPSGQRHEICRGLHAEQNVIIQAAVHGINISGAELYCTTHPCVQCSKMLINCGIRRIYYAEHYPDELATTMLKEAGIQLERLDFTPPAISPRPE is encoded by the coding sequence ATGCAAAGATTGCCCTGGCCCGAGTACTTCATGAACATCACCTACCTTGTCAGTGGGCGCTCCACCTGCACGCGCCGCCGGGTGGGGGCTGTGGCAGTGAAGGACAAACGCATTCTCGCCACCGGCTATAACGGTGCGCCCGCGGGAGTTCCCCACTGTCTTGAGGTAGGCTGCCTGCGCGAACAGATGGGCATTCCATCGGGACAGAGGCATGAAATCTGCCGGGGGCTGCACGCAGAACAGAACGTTATCATCCAGGCGGCCGTGCACGGCATAAATATCAGCGGAGCCGAACTGTACTGCACCACCCATCCCTGCGTGCAATGCAGCAAAATGCTTATCAACTGCGGTATAAGGCGCATCTATTACGCCGAGCACTATCCTGACGAGCTTGCCACTACCATGCTCAAGGAAGCCGGGATTCAACTGGAAAGGCTGGACTTTACCCCACCCGCCATAAGCCCCCGGCCGGAGTAG
- the acpP gene encoding acyl carrier protein, translating into MSDVAEKVKKIIVDQLGVSADEVKPEASFVEDLGADSLDLTELIMAMEEEFEVEIADEDAQKILKVQDAIAYIEEKK; encoded by the coding sequence ATGTCTGATGTCGCCGAAAAAGTTAAAAAAATTATTGTAGACCAGCTGGGCGTCAGCGCTGATGAAGTCAAACCCGAAGCCAGCTTCGTGGAAGACCTGGGCGCCGACTCCCTGGACCTGACTGAACTGATCATGGCCATGGAAGAAGAGTTCGAAGTCGAAATCGCCGACGAGGACGCTCAGAAGATCCTGAAAGTTCAGGACGCCATTGCCTATATCGAAGAAAAGAAATAG
- a CDS encoding riboflavin synthase — protein MFTGIIQGQGEVRSMRKSGTECRICLRPLFTLPNIIDGESIAVNGACLSVEEHGANTFTAYASAETLTRTTLGGLQVGHLVNLERALAMGDRLGGHLVSGHVDCLATVREVRRTGQSLCCRLVFPAEFGAEVIPKGSVSLDGISLTVNDCGPDFLEVNIIPDTQKRTTMLHWRPGVTVNMETDLIGKYVRRLLGPWAGNSTNSDKTDPEVSGLSKDFLLRQGFL, from the coding sequence ATGTTTACCGGTATCATACAGGGACAGGGCGAGGTGCGCTCCATGCGTAAAAGCGGCACGGAATGCCGTATATGTCTGCGCCCCCTGTTTACCTTGCCCAACATCATTGATGGCGAATCCATTGCCGTCAACGGAGCCTGCCTGTCAGTGGAAGAACACGGGGCCAACACCTTCACAGCCTATGCCTCGGCCGAGACGCTCACGCGCACAACTCTGGGCGGCCTGCAAGTCGGGCATCTGGTCAACCTGGAAAGGGCGCTGGCCATGGGCGACCGTCTGGGAGGGCATCTGGTGAGCGGTCACGTGGACTGCCTTGCCACCGTGCGCGAAGTACGCCGGACCGGACAGTCCCTTTGCTGCCGCCTTGTCTTTCCCGCCGAATTTGGGGCGGAGGTTATCCCCAAGGGGTCCGTGTCTCTTGACGGCATAAGTCTTACGGTCAATGATTGCGGCCCGGATTTTCTTGAGGTCAACATCATCCCCGATACACAGAAGCGCACCACCATGCTGCACTGGCGTCCGGGCGTGACGGTCAATATGGAAACCGACCTCATCGGAAAATACGTCCGCCGCCTGCTGGGTCCCTGGGCCGGAAACAGTACAAACAGCGACAAGACAGACCCTGAAGTATCGGGGCTGAGCAAGGATTTTCTGTTGCGGCAAGGTTTTCTATAG
- the glyA gene encoding serine hydroxymethyltransferase: protein MDEILLQDPEIAKAIALESQRQMGKLELIASENIVSTAVREAQGSVLTNKYAEGYPGKRYYGGCEYVDMVETLAQERAKLLFDAQYVNVQPHSGSQANMAAYLAVLKPGDTILGMDLSHGGHLTHGSPVNFSGRLFKIISYGVQRETGRIDYDDVAAKAREHKPSVIVAGASAYPRAIDFARFRAIADEVGAKLVVDMAHIAGLVAAGLHQSPVPHAHITTTTTHKTLRGPRGGMILSTEDMGKTLNSQIFPGIQGGPLMHVIAAKAVALGEALHPAFKVYQQQVLDNAATLAACLTEAGYDLVSGGTDNHLMLVDLTSRDITGKDAEIALDTAGITVNKNTVPFETRSPFVTSGIRLGTAALTTRGMKQEHMRTVGQFIITALEKRNDTAELEKIRKNVEEFAHQFPLFAHLA, encoded by the coding sequence ATGGATGAAATTCTGCTGCAAGACCCGGAAATCGCAAAGGCCATTGCTCTGGAATCGCAAAGGCAGATGGGCAAGCTTGAGCTTATCGCCTCGGAAAACATTGTTTCCACGGCGGTGCGCGAAGCCCAGGGCAGCGTACTGACCAACAAATACGCCGAAGGCTATCCCGGCAAGCGCTACTACGGCGGCTGCGAATACGTGGATATGGTGGAAACCCTGGCGCAGGAAAGAGCCAAGCTGCTTTTTGACGCACAATACGTCAACGTGCAGCCCCACTCCGGCTCACAGGCCAACATGGCCGCCTACCTGGCAGTTCTCAAACCCGGTGACACCATTCTTGGCATGGACCTTTCCCACGGCGGGCACCTCACTCACGGCAGCCCCGTGAACTTTTCCGGCCGTCTTTTCAAGATCATCTCGTATGGGGTGCAGCGCGAAACCGGGCGCATCGACTATGACGATGTGGCCGCAAAAGCCCGCGAACACAAGCCCAGTGTCATTGTTGCCGGCGCCAGCGCCTACCCCCGCGCCATTGATTTTGCCCGTTTTCGCGCCATTGCCGATGAGGTGGGCGCAAAGCTTGTGGTGGACATGGCCCACATCGCGGGTCTCGTGGCTGCAGGTCTGCACCAAAGCCCGGTTCCGCATGCCCATATCACCACCACAACCACGCACAAAACCCTGCGCGGTCCGCGCGGCGGCATGATACTGTCCACGGAAGATATGGGCAAAACCCTGAACAGTCAGATTTTCCCCGGCATTCAGGGCGGTCCCCTCATGCATGTCATTGCCGCCAAGGCCGTGGCCCTGGGCGAAGCCCTGCACCCTGCCTTCAAGGTGTATCAGCAGCAGGTGCTGGATAACGCCGCAACCCTGGCCGCATGCCTTACGGAAGCGGGTTACGACCTTGTCTCCGGCGGTACGGACAACCACCTCATGCTGGTTGACCTGACCAGCAGGGATATTACCGGCAAGGACGCTGAAATTGCCCTGGATACGGCGGGCATCACGGTCAATAAAAACACCGTGCCCTTTGAAACGCGCTCGCCCTTCGTTACGTCCGGCATACGCCTGGGCACTGCCGCCCTTACCACGCGCGGCATGAAGCAGGAGCACATGCGCACTGTGGGGCAGTTTATCATTACAGCGCTTGAAAAACGGAACGACACTGCGGAACTTGAAAAAATTCGTAAAAACGTTGAAGAATTCGCACATCAGTTCCCCCTGTTCGCCCACCTTGCCTGA
- the fabG gene encoding 3-oxoacyl-[acyl-carrier-protein] reductase has product MSTEHSTPTATPTALVTGGSRGIGRAIAQTLARDGFQVFLTYVSRPAEAEQVVDEIRAAGGQARAFALDVSDGVAVSDFFTTEIKDKVDLAVLVNNAGITKDGFLIRMKDEDFDRVINVNLRGAFICIREAAKIMSRARKGRIVNISSVVGQMGNAGQANYASAKAALLGLTKSCAKELAARQITVNAVAPGFIETDMTAALGDDVRKSYEEVIPLKRMGTAQEVADAVAFLASDRAAYITGQVLGVNGGMYC; this is encoded by the coding sequence ATGAGTACAGAGCATTCCACGCCCACCGCCACGCCTACAGCTCTTGTGACGGGCGGTTCGCGCGGCATAGGGCGGGCCATTGCCCAAACCCTTGCCCGGGACGGCTTTCAGGTTTTTCTCACCTATGTGAGCCGCCCCGCAGAGGCGGAGCAGGTGGTGGATGAAATCAGGGCGGCGGGCGGCCAGGCCAGGGCTTTTGCCCTTGATGTGAGCGACGGCGTCGCTGTTTCCGATTTTTTCACGACAGAGATCAAAGACAAGGTTGATCTTGCCGTGCTCGTGAACAATGCGGGCATCACCAAGGACGGTTTTCTTATCCGCATGAAGGATGAGGACTTTGATCGGGTAATCAACGTCAACCTGCGCGGGGCCTTCATCTGCATCCGCGAGGCCGCCAAAATCATGAGCAGGGCCCGCAAGGGTCGTATTGTAAACATTTCTTCGGTGGTGGGCCAAATGGGCAACGCCGGTCAGGCCAACTACGCCTCGGCCAAGGCCGCCCTGCTGGGTCTCACCAAGTCCTGCGCCAAGGAACTGGCCGCACGCCAGATCACGGTCAACGCCGTGGCTCCCGGCTTTATTGAAACGGACATGACCGCCGCCCTCGGCGACGATGTGCGTAAAAGCTATGAGGAAGTTATCCCGCTCAAGCGCATGGGCACTGCCCAGGAAGTGGCCGATGCCGTGGCTTTTCTCGCCTCGGACAGGGCCGCCTACATTACCGGGCAGGTGCTTGGAGTGAATGGGGGCATGTACTGCTAG
- the leuS gene encoding leucine--tRNA ligase — MTQERYNPQAIEEKWQARWQAENAFACSHESNKPKYYVLEMFPYPSGNIHMGHVRNYSIGDVVARNKRMQGYNVLHPMGWDAFGLPAENAAIKNNTHPAEWTYANIRTMRAQLKRLGYSYDWSREIATCRPEYYQWEQMFFLRLLKKGLVYRKKAPQNWCPSCHTVLANEQVIDGLCWRCDSRVVQKDLTQWFLKITAYGDELLRDLGTLEGGWPERVIAMQRNWIGKSTGAAITFGLEKNVEGVKGIDVFTTRPDTVFGVTFMTLAPEHPLVEHLIEGYEKADEVRAFVERIRNMDRLDRQSDLLEKEGIFTGAYALHPFTGQRVPLWLGNFVLADYGTGAVMGVPAHDQRDFEFAHKYSLPVQVVICPEGQELTPETMPEAYTGEGVMVNSGQFDGMLNEDGKKAVAQSLEKNGKGKATTQFRLRDWNISRQRYWGAPIPVIYCDKCGAVPEKEENLPVLLPLDVKTRSDGRSPLADTPSFAQCICPQCGGPARRETDTMDTFVESSWYFARFASARDTETPFDMDAVKYWLPVDQYIGGVEHAILHLLYSRFFTKVLRDMGFFPPELSEPFNNLLTQGMVLKDGGKMSKSKGNVVDPTEMIKKYGADTVRLFCLFAAPAERDFDWSDSGIEGASRFINRVWRLFVEEQARLLPLKACASTAQDAQSPEARDLRRREHLTVKKAGEDMGDRFQFNTAIAAVMELVNTMYISREKMGSTEGDRRVFSSAMATVLTLLSPIIPHVCEELWNRLGHDASLSDEPWPQWDKEATAQDTVTVALQVNGKLRGTVDIPAGADKAAMEEAALADSSVQRHTAGLTVRKVVVVPGKLVNIVAN; from the coding sequence ATGACGCAAGAACGCTACAATCCGCAAGCAATTGAAGAAAAATGGCAGGCCCGCTGGCAGGCAGAAAACGCCTTTGCCTGCAGCCATGAAAGCAACAAGCCCAAATACTATGTGCTCGAAATGTTCCCCTACCCTTCGGGCAACATACATATGGGCCATGTGCGCAACTACTCCATCGGCGATGTGGTCGCGCGCAACAAACGCATGCAGGGTTATAACGTGCTGCATCCTATGGGGTGGGACGCCTTTGGCCTGCCTGCGGAAAACGCCGCCATCAAAAACAACACCCATCCCGCGGAATGGACCTATGCCAATATCCGCACCATGCGCGCCCAATTGAAACGGCTGGGCTATTCCTATGACTGGTCGCGTGAAATCGCCACCTGCCGCCCCGAATATTATCAGTGGGAGCAGATGTTTTTTCTGCGCCTGCTGAAAAAGGGACTCGTCTACCGCAAAAAAGCCCCGCAGAACTGGTGCCCTTCCTGTCATACAGTGCTGGCCAATGAACAGGTCATTGACGGTCTGTGCTGGCGTTGCGACAGCCGCGTGGTGCAAAAAGACCTGACCCAGTGGTTTCTCAAGATCACGGCCTACGGCGATGAACTGCTTCGTGATCTTGGCACGCTTGAAGGCGGCTGGCCTGAACGCGTCATCGCCATGCAGCGCAACTGGATAGGCAAATCCACCGGTGCGGCCATTACCTTTGGCCTGGAAAAAAACGTGGAAGGCGTAAAGGGCATTGACGTCTTTACCACCAGGCCCGACACGGTCTTCGGCGTAACCTTCATGACGCTGGCCCCCGAGCACCCCCTGGTTGAGCACCTGATTGAAGGCTACGAAAAAGCCGATGAAGTCCGGGCTTTTGTAGAGCGCATCCGCAACATGGACCGTCTGGACCGCCAGTCCGACCTGCTGGAAAAAGAAGGTATCTTCACCGGTGCTTACGCGCTTCATCCCTTTACGGGCCAGCGTGTTCCCCTGTGGCTCGGCAACTTTGTCCTGGCCGACTACGGCACGGGCGCGGTTATGGGCGTTCCCGCTCACGACCAGCGCGACTTTGAGTTTGCCCACAAATACAGCCTGCCCGTACAGGTGGTCATCTGCCCCGAAGGGCAGGAACTCACGCCCGAAACCATGCCCGAGGCCTATACCGGTGAAGGCGTCATGGTCAATTCCGGCCAGTTTGACGGCATGCTCAACGAAGACGGCAAAAAAGCCGTGGCCCAGAGCCTTGAAAAAAACGGCAAGGGCAAAGCTACCACCCAGTTCCGCCTGCGTGACTGGAACATCTCGCGCCAGCGCTACTGGGGCGCTCCTATCCCGGTAATTTATTGCGACAAGTGCGGGGCTGTGCCGGAAAAGGAAGAAAACCTGCCCGTACTGCTGCCGCTGGATGTAAAAACCCGCAGCGATGGCCGGTCCCCCCTGGCCGATACGCCGTCCTTCGCGCAGTGCATCTGCCCCCAATGCGGCGGTCCGGCCCGGCGCGAAACAGATACAATGGACACGTTTGTGGAGTCCTCATGGTACTTCGCGCGCTTTGCCAGCGCCCGCGACACTGAAACGCCTTTTGATATGGACGCGGTGAAGTACTGGCTGCCTGTGGATCAGTACATCGGCGGTGTGGAGCATGCCATTCTGCATCTGCTCTACTCCCGCTTTTTCACAAAAGTACTGCGCGACATGGGTTTCTTCCCACCCGAACTTTCCGAGCCTTTCAACAACCTGCTCACGCAGGGCATGGTGCTCAAAGACGGCGGCAAGATGTCAAAATCCAAGGGCAACGTGGTTGACCCCACAGAAATGATCAAAAAATATGGGGCAGACACTGTGCGGCTTTTCTGCCTGTTTGCCGCCCCTGCCGAAAGGGATTTCGACTGGTCCGATTCGGGCATTGAGGGGGCTTCGCGCTTCATCAACCGCGTATGGCGGCTTTTTGTGGAAGAACAGGCACGCCTGCTGCCCCTCAAGGCCTGCGCCTCGACTGCCCAGGACGCCCAAAGCCCTGAAGCCCGCGATCTGCGCCGCCGTGAACACCTGACTGTTAAAAAAGCCGGAGAAGACATGGGAGACCGCTTCCAGTTCAACACAGCCATTGCCGCTGTGATGGAACTGGTCAACACCATGTACATTTCACGCGAAAAAATGGGATCGACCGAAGGCGACAGACGGGTATTCTCTTCAGCTATGGCCACGGTGCTTACGTTGCTTTCACCCATAATCCCGCATGTCTGTGAAGAACTGTGGAACCGCCTGGGGCATGACGCATCCCTGTCTGACGAGCCCTGGCCCCAGTGGGACAAGGAGGCCACGGCGCAGGATACAGTGACTGTGGCCCTTCAGGTCAACGGCAAACTACGCGGCACGGTGGACATCCCCGCCGGGGCCGACAAGGCCGCCATGGAAGAAGCCGCCCTTGCAGACAGCTCGGTGCAGCGCCACACAGCCGGGCTGACTGTCCGCAAGGTGGTGGTGGTTCCGGGCAAGCTGGTCAACATCGTGGCCAATTAG
- the ribD gene encoding bifunctional diaminohydroxyphosphoribosylaminopyrimidine deaminase/5-amino-6-(5-phosphoribosylamino)uracil reductase RibD: MSELDYTPFMREAIALAQQGRWKTCPNPMVGAVLVRDGHIVARGWHRAFGLDHAEVDCLNDAAAQGVDPSECTLVVTLEPCCHQGKTPPCTDAVLRAGIKKIVVGLSDPNPEACGGACRLRESGLDVIEGVCADACRDLVADFLVWQQAQRPYVILKMAATLDGRIATRKGESQWISSEESRQEVQRLRAGIGRCGGAVLVGGGTFRADDPRLTVRPINDGEPLGPQPLACVLTSRLPQPDADFYLLKERPQQTVFLASPAAAASTTAKALRDMGVRVLSLGPSLRGGPDLTHMLRTMREELDCPYLLCEGGGHLALSLLEAGVVDEFRLHMAPMILGDADAQPLFSGRAPLSLDEALRMRVTGSHISGGDIHIELRPLQAVEEK; encoded by the coding sequence ATGTCTGAACTGGATTACACCCCCTTTATGCGCGAAGCCATCGCGCTGGCACAACAGGGCCGCTGGAAGACCTGCCCCAACCCGATGGTGGGGGCTGTTCTTGTGCGCGATGGACACATTGTCGCCAGGGGCTGGCATCGCGCCTTCGGGCTGGACCATGCCGAGGTGGACTGCCTTAATGACGCTGCCGCGCAAGGAGTCGACCCTTCTGAGTGTACGCTGGTTGTCACGCTTGAACCGTGCTGCCATCAGGGCAAAACTCCCCCCTGCACCGATGCCGTGCTGCGGGCAGGCATAAAAAAAATCGTGGTGGGGCTGTCCGACCCCAATCCCGAAGCCTGCGGCGGCGCATGCCGGCTGCGCGAATCCGGCCTGGATGTCATTGAGGGCGTCTGCGCAGATGCCTGCCGTGACCTTGTGGCAGATTTTCTTGTCTGGCAGCAGGCACAGCGCCCCTACGTGATTCTTAAAATGGCCGCCACACTTGATGGGCGTATAGCCACGCGCAAGGGCGAGTCGCAGTGGATCAGTTCGGAAGAATCCCGGCAGGAAGTACAGCGCCTCAGGGCCGGCATAGGCCGCTGCGGCGGCGCTGTACTTGTGGGCGGGGGCACGTTCAGGGCTGACGATCCGCGGCTTACCGTGCGGCCCATCAATGATGGCGAGCCTCTCGGCCCGCAGCCCCTGGCCTGCGTGCTCACCTCACGCCTGCCCCAGCCGGATGCCGATTTTTACCTGCTCAAAGAGCGGCCCCAGCAGACCGTATTTCTGGCCTCGCCTGCTGCGGCGGCCTCCACCACAGCCAAGGCCCTGCGCGACATGGGAGTGCGCGTTCTTTCACTGGGGCCGAGCCTGCGCGGCGGGCCGGACCTGACCCATATGCTGCGCACAATGCGTGAAGAGCTGGATTGCCCCTATCTGCTGTGCGAAGGCGGCGGGCATCTGGCCCTCAGCCTTCTTGAGGCTGGCGTTGTGGACGAATTCCGCCTGCATATGGCCCCGATGATTCTGGGAGACGCGGACGCGCAACCGCTTTTTTCCGGCCGTGCCCCCCTCAGCCTGGACGAAGCCCTGCGCATGCGCGTGACAGGCAGCCACATCAGCGGGGGCGACATCCATATTGAGCTGCGCCCGCTGCAAGCCGTGGAAGAAAAGTAG
- a CDS encoding beta-ketoacyl-ACP synthase III: MNPLCHLLALSAHVPDAVLTNEDLARVVDTNDEWIVSRTGIRQRHKLADDENASDLGLKAARKALADAGMEPAELTHVIAATCTPDVLSPSVACMIAGQLGVGPVMAFDFGAACSGFLYGLSICRSLLAHQPEAKILFVCTEALTRRVNWSDRSTCVLFGDAATACVVTGTSSNVLAGVEDVVCQSDGTQRDLIVVGGGTSSRYAKGDTIEDDFFITMQGRETYKHAVRNMVHICENVLSRNGLSTGDVDLLVPHQANMRIIEAVGSRLNMTGDRVFVNVDKYGNTSSASIPLAIVEARAAGRIKAGDRILVTAFGAGLTWGAALLRF, from the coding sequence ATGAACCCTCTCTGCCATTTGCTTGCGCTGAGCGCCCATGTGCCGGACGCGGTCCTGACCAACGAAGACCTCGCCAGGGTGGTGGACACCAACGATGAGTGGATTGTCTCCCGCACGGGCATACGGCAACGCCACAAACTGGCTGATGACGAGAACGCCTCAGACCTTGGGCTCAAGGCGGCCCGCAAGGCCCTGGCCGATGCGGGCATGGAGCCCGCAGAGCTGACCCACGTTATCGCCGCCACCTGCACCCCGGACGTGCTTTCGCCTTCCGTGGCCTGCATGATCGCCGGGCAGCTCGGCGTAGGCCCTGTCATGGCCTTTGACTTCGGCGCTGCCTGCTCGGGGTTTCTGTACGGCCTGTCCATCTGCCGCAGCCTGCTGGCTCACCAGCCGGAAGCCAAAATTCTTTTTGTCTGCACCGAAGCCCTCACCAGACGCGTGAACTGGAGCGACAGAAGCACCTGCGTGCTTTTCGGTGATGCGGCCACCGCCTGCGTAGTCACGGGAACCTCGTCCAATGTGCTGGCCGGGGTTGAAGACGTGGTTTGCCAGAGCGACGGCACGCAGCGCGACCTCATCGTGGTGGGCGGCGGCACCAGCAGCCGCTATGCCAAGGGTGACACCATTGAAGACGATTTTTTCATCACCATGCAAGGACGCGAAACCTACAAGCATGCCGTGCGCAACATGGTGCACATCTGCGAAAACGTGCTGTCCCGCAACGGGCTGAGCACCGGCGATGTGGACTTGCTGGTTCCCCATCAGGCCAACATGCGCATCATTGAGGCAGTGGGCAGCCGCCTGAACATGACCGGCGATCGCGTTTTCGTCAACGTGGACAAGTACGGCAACACCTCTTCGGCATCCATTCCCCTGGCCATTGTCGAAGCCCGCGCAGCCGGGCGCATCAAGGCCGGAGACCGTATACTTGTCACCGCCTTCGGCGCCGGCCTGACCTGGGGCGCGGCCCTGCTGCGTTTCTAG
- the fabF gene encoding beta-ketoacyl-ACP synthase II: protein MTRPRVVITGVGGVTPLANDIESTWKKLLAGESGIAPITLFDASAYDSRIAGEVKNFVPEDFMPAKQVRRMDRFTQFAVASAQMLLRDAGYEVTDANAYDTAVILGIGLGGLHTIETYHAKLLEAGPNRISPFMIPMLISNMGPGQISIFTGAKGPNIVTTTACASAIHAMGTAFSEILLGRVKAVITGGVEATVTPLGVAGFTALKALSTQYNDDPTKASRPFDAKRDGFVIGEGAGLLFVETLESAQERGARIYAELVGYGASGDAYHMTAPCENGEGMARAMQNALREAGIDPSAIGHINAHATSTMLNDSTETKAIKLVFGAHAKKVKISATKSMTGHLLGAAGGIESVFTALALHDEKLPGTINLENPDPECDLDYMADGSQNIACEYAMCNSFGFGGTNASLILKKWDDK from the coding sequence ATGACCCGTCCCCGCGTAGTAATCACCGGCGTTGGCGGCGTTACGCCCCTCGCCAACGATATTGAGAGCACCTGGAAAAAACTGCTCGCAGGCGAGTCGGGCATCGCGCCCATCACGCTTTTTGACGCTTCCGCCTACGATTCGCGTATCGCGGGAGAAGTGAAAAATTTTGTGCCCGAAGATTTCATGCCCGCCAAACAGGTGCGGCGCATGGACCGTTTTACCCAGTTTGCCGTGGCTTCGGCCCAGATGCTGCTCAGGGACGCGGGCTATGAAGTGACGGACGCCAATGCCTATGACACCGCCGTTATTCTCGGCATCGGCCTTGGCGGCCTGCACACTATTGAAACGTACCACGCCAAGCTGCTGGAGGCCGGCCCCAACAGGATATCGCCCTTCATGATTCCCATGTTGATTTCAAACATGGGTCCGGGGCAGATTTCCATCTTTACAGGCGCCAAAGGCCCCAATATTGTCACCACCACGGCCTGCGCCTCGGCCATTCATGCCATGGGTACCGCGTTCAGCGAAATTCTGCTGGGGCGGGTCAAGGCTGTCATCACCGGTGGTGTGGAGGCCACGGTAACGCCCCTCGGCGTGGCCGGCTTTACGGCGCTCAAGGCGCTCTCCACCCAGTACAATGACGACCCCACCAAGGCCTCGCGCCCGTTCGACGCCAAACGCGATGGCTTTGTCATCGGCGAAGGGGCCGGGCTGCTCTTTGTTGAAACGCTGGAATCGGCTCAGGAACGCGGGGCCAGGATATATGCGGAGCTGGTCGGCTATGGCGCGTCGGGCGACGCCTACCACATGACCGCCCCCTGTGAAAATGGCGAAGGCATGGCCCGCGCCATGCAAAATGCCCTGCGCGAAGCCGGGATAGACCCGTCGGCCATCGGGCACATCAATGCCCACGCCACGTCCACCATGCTCAATGACAGCACGGAAACGAAGGCGATCAAGCTGGTTTTCGGCGCCCACGCCAAGAAGGTCAAAATCTCTGCCACCAAATCCATGACCGGTCACCTGCTCGGCGCGGCCGGCGGCATAGAATCTGTCTTCACCGCGCTGGCCCTGCATGATGAAAAGCTGCCGGGTACCATCAACCTTGAAAATCCCGATCCGGAATGCGATCTCGACTATATGGCTGACGGATCCCAAAATATCGCCTGTGAGTATGCCATGTGCAACTCTTTTGGCTTTGGCGGCACCAATGCCAGCCTGATCCTGAAGAAGTGGGACGATAAATAG
- the ribH gene encoding 6,7-dimethyl-8-ribityllumazine synthase: protein MSTVKTIAGQLDAKGLKVAVVATRFNDFIVDRLVGGALDYLERHGLDMENVTMVRIPGAFEMPLVCQKLAASGKYDGILALGAVIRGGTPHFDYVCAEASKGIAQAMLQHSMPVGFGLLTCDNIEQAIERAGSKAGNKGVEAAAAMLETIRVMEQL, encoded by the coding sequence ATGAGCACTGTGAAAACCATTGCGGGCCAGTTGGACGCCAAGGGCCTCAAGGTGGCCGTTGTGGCCACCCGCTTTAACGACTTTATTGTAGACCGCCTGGTGGGCGGTGCGCTGGACTATCTGGAGCGTCACGGTCTGGACATGGAAAACGTGACCATGGTGCGCATTCCCGGCGCTTTCGAGATGCCCCTGGTCTGCCAGAAGCTGGCCGCGTCCGGCAAGTATGACGGCATCCTGGCTCTGGGCGCTGTCATCCGTGGTGGAACTCCCCATTTTGATTACGTATGCGCCGAGGCCAGCAAGGGCATTGCCCAGGCCATGCTGCAACACAGCATGCCTGTTGGCTTTGGCCTGCTGACCTGCGACAATATCGAGCAAGCCATTGAGCGTGCCGGTTCCAAGGCAGGTAACAAGGGTGTGGAAGCTGCGGCTGCCATGCTGGAAACCATCCGCGTTATGGAGCAGTTGTAA